The genome window TGTTTGCCAGCCTGATGCTGAGCCAGGCACCCGCCCAGGCCAATGGTCTGGAGGATATCGTCGCCCGGGGCACCCTGAAGGTCGCCGTCCCTCAAGACTTCCCGCCATTCGGCTCGGTCGGCCCTGACATGAAACCTCGCGGCCTGGACATCGACACCGCCAAGCTGCTGGCCGACCAACTCAAGGTCAAGCTGGAGTTGACGCCGGTCAACAGCACCAACCGCATCCCGTTCCTTACCACCGGCAAGGTCGACCTGGTGATTTCCAGCCTGGGCAAGAACCCCGAGCGGGAAAAGGTCATCGACTTCTCCAGGGCTTACGCGCCGTTCTACCTGGCGGTGTTCGGTCCGCCTGACGCAGCCATCAGCACCACCGACGACCTCAAGGGCAAAACCATCAGCGTGACGCGCGGCGCCATCGAAGACATCGAGCTGACCGCCGTGGCGCCCAAAGAAGCGACCATCAAGCGTTTCGAAGACAACAACTCGACCATCGCCGCCTACCTGGCTGGCCAGGTCGACCTGATTGCCAGCGGCAACGTGGTGATGGTGGCGATCAGCGAGCGCAACCCCAAACGTGTACCGGCCCTGAAAGTGAAACTCAAGGACTCGCCGGTCTACGTGGGCGTGAACAAGAACGAGCCGGCATTGCTGGAGAAGGTTAACCAGATTCTGGTGGCGGCCAAGGCCGACGGCAGCCTGGAAAAGAACGCGATGCAGTGGCTCAAAGAGCCGCTGCCCGCCGACCTTTGACGCGACGGAGCTGATTCATGGCCTATCAATTCGACTTTGTGCCCGTACTGGCCAATACCGACCTGCTGTTGCGCGGCGCCTTGTTCACGCTTGAACT of Pseudomonas fluorescens contains these proteins:
- a CDS encoding transporter substrate-binding domain-containing protein translates to MTKRYSALLTALFASLMLSQAPAQANGLEDIVARGTLKVAVPQDFPPFGSVGPDMKPRGLDIDTAKLLADQLKVKLELTPVNSTNRIPFLTTGKVDLVISSLGKNPEREKVIDFSRAYAPFYLAVFGPPDAAISTTDDLKGKTISVTRGAIEDIELTAVAPKEATIKRFEDNNSTIAAYLAGQVDLIASGNVVMVAISERNPKRVPALKVKLKDSPVYVGVNKNEPALLEKVNQILVAAKADGSLEKNAMQWLKEPLPADL